One window of Caldivirga sp. genomic DNA carries:
- a CDS encoding glycosyltransferase, with protein MGNSALVAHHYWGSPGGGQLVCASVASSFDKMGFNPVLTGTFKFDPGRYIDWYGIDISKYPVVTLPFGNIKAFGLWTRLFVWYPAAKAINKYRALLMFTDEETYKPLINYRGRGLNIIEYIHFPFEVIINPKFKGTGLAYGEDPYVTERYGKFPMNLYWGVFTKLLPRYIRENPFNDADLVLTNSKWTAGVAKMVYGEEPTVLNPPIAPNTEIINEPRPFDERGNWVIMLGRFSEEKRYHWVVTELAPRLLREVKDTRIVIFGGATTRTQLNYMSRVMDLATKAGLRVSRDLNQDADLYLVPNAPRQTINNLMDSGKVFLHATINEHWGIAVAEAMARGLPTVVHKSGGTWSDLVEEGVRGLGYSDVDEAVDSTVKLLTDGKAWSHYSSASVSKAKDITLQVFISKFSEILQREDLL; from the coding sequence ATGGGTAATAGTGCACTTGTGGCTCATCATTATTGGGGATCACCAGGAGGCGGTCAATTAGTCTGCGCCTCAGTAGCATCATCCTTCGACAAGATGGGTTTTAACCCCGTGTTAACTGGTACATTTAAGTTTGATCCAGGCAGGTACATTGACTGGTACGGTATCGACATATCTAAGTACCCTGTGGTTACATTACCCTTTGGTAACATTAAGGCCTTCGGCTTATGGACTAGGTTATTTGTATGGTACCCCGCAGCTAAGGCAATTAACAAGTACCGCGCCCTACTAATGTTCACCGACGAGGAGACCTATAAGCCCCTTATTAATTATAGGGGAAGGGGCTTAAACATAATTGAGTACATTCACTTTCCCTTTGAAGTAATCATTAACCCTAAGTTTAAAGGCACCGGGTTAGCCTACGGTGAGGATCCATACGTTACTGAGAGGTATGGTAAATTCCCAATGAACCTTTACTGGGGTGTATTCACTAAGCTACTTCCACGCTACATTAGGGAGAACCCATTCAATGACGCTGACTTGGTTTTAACAAACTCCAAGTGGACCGCTGGAGTGGCTAAGATGGTTTACGGTGAGGAGCCCACCGTGCTTAACCCACCCATTGCACCTAATACTGAGATAATTAATGAACCTAGACCCTTTGATGAGAGGGGTAATTGGGTTATTATGCTTGGTAGGTTCAGTGAGGAGAAGAGGTACCACTGGGTCGTAACTGAGCTTGCGCCAAGGCTACTCAGGGAGGTTAAGGATACTAGGATAGTCATATTTGGTGGGGCCACCACTAGGACGCAGTTAAACTACATGAGTAGGGTAATGGATTTAGCAACCAAGGCTGGTTTAAGGGTTTCAAGGGACCTTAACCAGGATGCTGACCTATACCTAGTGCCTAATGCACCTAGGCAGACGATAAATAACTTGATGGATTCAGGGAAGGTCTTCCTACACGCAACGATCAATGAGCATTGGGGTATAGCCGTTGCTGAGGCTATGGCAAGGGGATTACCCACAGTCGTCCATAAGTCAGGGGGTACTTGGAGTGACCTAGTTGAGGAGGGTGTAAGGGGATTGGGGTACAGTGATGTTGATGAGGCAGTTGACTCAACGGTAAAGCTTCTCACTGATGGTAAGGCCTGGAGCCACTACTCCTCAGCATCGGTGAGTAAGGCTAAGGACATAACCCTACAAGTGTTCATAAGTAAGTTTAGTGAAATACTTCAGAGGGAGGACTTACTTTAG
- a CDS encoding transketolase C-terminal domain-containing protein, translating into MVKEAKVNLINRVKEISNKARSTLVGLSLIDPHIHLGSSLSSIDILATLYLMANVNDEDPLRRDYIILSKGHAAPALYIVLSELGILNREELMMINEPWSPLQGHPEVKLPTVPVSTGSLAQGLSTAVGIARGLMAKGASGKVFVIVGDGELDEGQAWEALMDIAESKLSNLFIIIDYNGVQLDGPVRGIKSTLVNMLKSLGFTVLECDGHDPGELIDALIQAHKVNGPKVIVARTIRGKGVSDIEGTSRQKILDDGGEPGFGSMRDAVGKALLEAGERYNDLYVVTADVGGSTRAIWFKEKFPNRYIDVGIAEQHMIGVASGLALTGLRPVAIGFAMFIMRAWEQVRNTVSRMNLNVKIIGTHSGLSDYADGASHQTFEDISLMRTLPNMTIVVPADPNEANKAVLALLEHQGPAYIRIGRDYGPRVTNGDEFKVGKASVLRDGDDVAIIGAGPVLWDALMAAEELGKMGISTMVVNLSTIKPIDADTVIKAAKKTGAVLTIEEHSTFGGVGSAVAEVLAQNYPVPIRMIGVNGFGRSGRSTRQLMEYIGLTHRKIVNETLTLLKGE; encoded by the coding sequence ATGGTAAAGGAAGCTAAAGTGAACCTAATAAATAGGGTTAAGGAAATAAGTAATAAGGCTCGTTCAACACTGGTTGGGTTAAGTTTAATAGACCCACACATTCACCTGGGTTCATCGCTATCAAGCATAGATATACTGGCAACCCTGTACTTGATGGCTAATGTGAATGATGAGGACCCGTTAAGGAGGGACTACATAATATTATCAAAGGGTCATGCTGCCCCAGCATTATACATAGTGTTATCTGAGTTAGGGATTCTTAATAGGGAGGAGTTAATGATGATTAATGAACCCTGGAGCCCACTGCAAGGCCACCCTGAGGTTAAATTACCAACAGTACCAGTATCCACAGGTAGCCTAGCGCAGGGATTAAGCACTGCCGTGGGCATAGCTAGGGGGTTAATGGCTAAGGGGGCTTCAGGTAAGGTTTTCGTAATAGTCGGTGACGGAGAGTTAGATGAGGGGCAGGCTTGGGAAGCGTTAATGGATATTGCTGAATCTAAGCTAAGTAACTTATTCATAATAATTGATTACAACGGTGTTCAACTAGATGGACCCGTAAGGGGCATTAAGTCAACGTTGGTTAATATGCTTAAGTCCCTTGGGTTCACTGTACTGGAATGTGATGGGCATGACCCAGGGGAGTTGATTGATGCCTTAATCCAAGCACACAAGGTGAATGGGCCTAAGGTCATAGTGGCCAGGACCATTAGGGGTAAGGGGGTTTCTGACATTGAAGGGACTAGTAGGCAAAAGATACTTGACGATGGTGGGGAACCAGGCTTCGGATCAATGAGGGACGCGGTAGGTAAGGCACTCCTTGAGGCTGGTGAGAGATACAATGACTTATACGTGGTGACCGCTGACGTAGGTGGGTCAACGAGGGCCATTTGGTTTAAGGAGAAGTTCCCGAACAGGTACATTGACGTCGGCATAGCTGAGCAACACATGATTGGGGTGGCCAGTGGACTAGCACTGACAGGTCTTAGACCTGTTGCAATTGGATTCGCAATGTTCATAATGAGGGCTTGGGAGCAGGTTAGGAACACTGTATCTAGGATGAACTTGAACGTTAAGATTATTGGAACCCACTCCGGTTTAAGTGATTACGCTGATGGTGCGTCACACCAAACCTTCGAGGACATATCACTAATGAGGACCTTACCGAACATGACAATTGTAGTGCCCGCTGACCCTAATGAGGCTAACAAGGCTGTTTTAGCGCTACTGGAGCATCAGGGACCAGCCTACATTAGGATTGGTAGGGATTATGGGCCTAGGGTGACTAACGGTGACGAATTCAAGGTGGGTAAGGCTTCCGTACTTAGGGATGGGGATGATGTAGCCATCATTGGTGCCGGCCCAGTCCTGTGGGATGCATTGATGGCTGCTGAGGAATTAGGTAAGATGGGGATCTCAACTATGGTAGTTAACCTAAGCACCATTAAACCCATTGATGCTGACACCGTGATTAAGGCAGCTAAGAAGACTGGCGCAGTGTTAACTATTGAGGAGCACTCAACGTTTGGTGGGGTTGGTTCAGCAGTGGCTGAGGTGCTTGCTCAGAATTATCCCGTGCCCATTAGGATGATTGGGGTTAATGGGTTTGGTAGGTCAGGTAGATCAACTAGGCAATTAATGGAGTACATTGGCTTAACCCACAGGAAGATAGTTAATGAGACTCTTACGCTGCTTAAGGGTGAGTGA
- a CDS encoding chorismate mutase — MLWQLRKNIDEVDDEIIRLLAKRLTIAETIGDVKRKLNLPPVDHERESEVIDKWVSGLVEAGLDELTARGIAELVIKASTKRQIRNWFNVKITVVGSGRLGKTLKRTLSQVTSTTLVSMKDELPDSDVVILATRPTEDSINYIRRNSEKIRGKVLMDSFSVKSRLFNVIEDESREVGFKYLSIHPLFGSLTDTWGEVVVLIPSLTSRDSLPMATQIFEAAGLRTVVLNDPETHDKVMAYIQVAHHLMLLALYTMLKDASRVSGVNAGLLMTHSLRLTMRAIERTLEQLDVVEEIQEMNPYAGEVRDKIIKYINIVNSAAAEGRLSEVIGGDLK; from the coding sequence ATGCTATGGCAGTTGAGGAAAAACATTGATGAAGTTGATGATGAAATCATTAGGTTACTCGCCAAGAGGTTAACCATAGCTGAGACCATTGGTGACGTTAAGAGGAAGCTTAACCTACCGCCGGTTGATCATGAGAGGGAAAGCGAGGTTATTGATAAGTGGGTTAGTGGCCTAGTTGAGGCTGGGTTAGATGAATTAACAGCCAGAGGCATTGCTGAATTAGTCATAAAGGCGTCAACTAAGAGGCAGATAAGGAATTGGTTCAACGTGAAAATAACCGTGGTCGGCTCAGGGAGGTTAGGTAAGACCCTTAAGAGGACACTAAGTCAAGTTACGTCAACAACCCTAGTAAGCATGAAGGATGAATTACCGGACTCAGACGTGGTGATCCTGGCCACTAGGCCAACGGAGGATTCCATAAACTACATTAGAAGGAATAGTGAGAAAATAAGGGGGAAGGTACTTATGGATTCCTTCTCAGTTAAGTCAAGGCTATTCAATGTCATTGAGGATGAATCAAGGGAAGTGGGTTTCAAGTACTTAAGCATACACCCCCTGTTCGGTAGTTTAACAGATACTTGGGGTGAGGTGGTGGTTCTAATACCATCATTAACCAGTAGGGATTCATTACCGATGGCTACTCAGATATTTGAGGCAGCAGGCTTAAGAACAGTAGTGCTGAATGACCCGGAAACACACGATAAGGTTATGGCTTATATACAGGTTGCGCATCATTTAATGCTACTGGCCCTATACACAATGCTTAAGGATGCTAGTAGGGTGAGTGGGGTTAACGCAGGCCTACTGATGACTCATAGTTTAAGGTTAACCATGAGGGCTATTGAGAGGACCCTGGAGCAGCTTGATGTTGTTGAGGAGATTCAGGAAATGAACCCATACGCCGGTGAAGTTAGGGATAAGATTATTAAGTACATTAACATTGTTAACTCAGCCGCAGCAGAGGGTAGGTTAAGTGAGGTTATTGGGGGTGACTTAAAATGA
- the aroF gene encoding 3-deoxy-7-phosphoheptulonate synthase produces the protein MIIRVTPGRINDVAAALDKAKVRFREVKLLGEELIVTWPEDTVDEKLVKAVDAGAVIINIKTKYQLASRQWRQRSIVDVSGVKIGGGDLIVAAGPCAVESYDEVKETAEAVKAAGARLLRGGAFKPRTSPYSFQGLGVDGLKILRRVSDEVGLPVVSEVLDTRMVEVVASYVDMIQIGARNAQNFELIKEAGRTGKPILLKRGMGNTVEEWLQAAEYAMLEGNGNVVLCERGIRTFENATRFTLDLGAVVAAKKLTHLPVCVDPSHPAGKRDYVIPLALAAVAAGADMIIVEVHPRPWEALSDSEQQLTFDMFTELMSKAKAVAQAIGRGV, from the coding sequence ATGATAATAAGGGTGACGCCAGGCAGGATTAATGATGTTGCTGCAGCATTAGATAAGGCTAAGGTAAGGTTCAGGGAAGTTAAGCTACTTGGTGAGGAGTTAATAGTCACTTGGCCTGAGGACACGGTTGATGAGAAGCTTGTTAAGGCAGTGGACGCTGGAGCAGTAATAATCAACATTAAGACCAAGTACCAGTTAGCCAGCAGGCAGTGGAGACAGAGGAGTATAGTTGATGTCTCAGGGGTTAAGATAGGTGGAGGCGATTTGATAGTTGCGGCTGGGCCATGCGCAGTGGAGAGTTATGATGAGGTTAAAGAGACTGCAGAGGCCGTTAAGGCTGCTGGAGCTAGGTTACTGAGGGGTGGTGCATTTAAGCCAAGGACAAGCCCCTACAGTTTCCAGGGCCTTGGGGTTGATGGTTTAAAGATACTGAGGCGAGTCTCCGATGAGGTTGGGTTACCTGTAGTCTCTGAGGTGCTGGACACTAGGATGGTTGAGGTAGTGGCCAGTTACGTTGACATGATTCAAATAGGGGCCAGGAACGCTCAGAACTTTGAATTAATTAAGGAGGCTGGTAGAACCGGGAAGCCAATACTACTTAAGAGGGGAATGGGGAATACTGTTGAGGAGTGGCTTCAGGCAGCTGAGTACGCTATGCTTGAGGGGAATGGTAATGTGGTGCTTTGTGAAAGGGGAATAAGGACCTTTGAGAACGCTACAAGGTTTACACTGGATTTAGGTGCAGTAGTAGCGGCTAAGAAACTAACCCACTTACCAGTATGCGTTGATCCATCCCACCCAGCCGGTAAGAGGGATTACGTTATCCCACTAGCCTTAGCCGCAGTGGCCGCTGGGGCTGATATGATTATTGTTGAGGTTCACCCAAGGCCATGGGAAGCGTTATCAGATTCTGAACAGCAGTTAACCTTCGACATGTTCACTGAGTTAATGAGTAAGGCTAAGGCCGTGGCTCAAGCCATAGGTAGGGGAGTATGA